The sequence below is a genomic window from Macadamia integrifolia cultivar HAES 741 chromosome 1, SCU_Mint_v3, whole genome shotgun sequence.
ctccctagaccccgccgtggcgggagcctcatgcactgggtacaccctttagCAAATCGATTCTAACTCTAACCTTATTATAGGTTTGTGTAAAAATATTATGAAGGTCATGTAATCATACTTACATAGTTACATGCTCTATAGTTCTGTTCTTTAATTATATGCTACTATTCTCAGTTCATTATTAttgttaatttatttttttatgaatttttatattatatcctatattttgtttattatttcttGGTTTTCTCACATTAGGTaattactagcataattatatcagaTTGCATTATACATTTACATTATATTGATCATATTGCATTACTATCATAACTATGTCATTATGGCATAAATACTATATATGATGCACGCCTAGGCAACCCGTCAAGAACCTTGGGTCGCCTAGCCACTGTACAGTATCAAAAGTTTCATGGTCATTGTTCCTTTTAGCCAACTCTGAAGAGCAGAACAGAGGATCACTGTTTCATTCTGTTTatcaaaaaatcaatatttccTGTAGATCTAGTAATGATAACCGCACCCTCAATTTCCATTTCACATGTTGCCCCCTTTAACCTCTACTTAGGCTCATGAGCACATATGCTGGGAGCATTATCAAGACTCAACTGAAGACATCTCAAGTATGGTATAGGGACTCTTAATGGTTGGGAAATGATAATTGATAAGCCCTAAGATATATATCTCTGTGCTGGGGCCAATTCCCCCTGTATGAAGAGACAAAATATAATATCTTGCAAGATTATGCCCAGACAGCCCAGTTCACACACCATGGAAGTTACACATGGATGCGcgcgcgtgtgtgtgtgtgtgtgtgtgtgtgtgtgtgtgtgtgtgagagagagagagagagagagagagagagagagagctgacCTTCTCCAACTTTGATTCAATGTCTCGTGTGGcgttcaaaagttcaacagCAGTCTTCAATCTCATTTGATCAGAGTACGAGATCACATTGTAGTCAGCCTAAAATGTGAAGGGGCAGATTTTATGTTAATTGAATATTTtcaaagagaaaattaaaaattaatataaatgggatttttttttttggatgaatgaaaaatatattaaaagaaaagaaaacaatacaATGCTGCAATGACTAGCCAAAAGCTAGAGCCAAAGAAAGgccaaacaaaagaaaggggCTAAACCCTAGAACCATATGGGAATTATTTCAAGCCTACATGTTTCATGTCTCTCAAGAACCATATGTGCAGATCAATTATATTCTGGAGTCAAAATCAGGTTTCCAGCTTTTATAGAAACACCAGCAGCTATATGAGTTCGTATTGTTGTGTAAAGACAACCCATGTAATCATTGGTCAAGATCACTTCCCAGCCAAAGagaattaataaataaataaagtgcaTGATAATGTTTAACATTATATCAGTGTTTCCATATGATATGATGTAACTGAGTAATCTATCTTATGATAACTGCATAAAACAAGAAGTGCCTTAATTAGAAGTTCAAAAAATTTACATCCATAAACTTCCAACTTCTAACTAGTCATAACAGGAGCCACAGTTATAGCCAAAATACATGTACAAGACATGGTATGGGAATTGATGTGTTGGACCCACCAAATGAAAGCACAATTGTTTTACTTCGATTTTTTCTATTGATGGGTTTTGTGAATCCAAATAACATGAACTGTGAACTTGCCTTACTAATTTTCATTCCCCTTCTAAATTTATAAAGACCACACTGCTACATTTCAAATTCTTAATATTATACTGCAAGTTCAAATTGCATATTTCTGTTGTTAAATGTATTCATTCAACTGATTTAAATAATGAATGCAAATATAACATTCACATAATAATGAATGCATCTAGATTGTTAACTTGCTTTTGTACTTGGGAACTATAAGATTATCACGTATGGTGTGTCATTGCATCAGTACCTAGTTGGCAGACCCTATTGGCCAAATCCCTGTACCTGAAACTTTCAGTCAGATACATATAACTCCTGAACATCCACAACCAACACTAGCGACCAAACCCAAGTTAAGCAGCTTCTAGCTAGAAAATTGTCAAGAAACTTATATATTGTTGACATGAGTAGGTAAAATTCGCAGTATTTTTGGTAGCCAAAAAAATTCTGGAATGAAAATGTCATGTAGAATTCAAAGAACTTTGTTACTTCTGACATCTTAAATGAAAACAGATATAATAAGTATATAAGAAACTAAAATCATCTAACATTTCCTTTGAGACGAATATGGAAGCTCACCTCTTCAGACCAATTAATGTGAATGAAACATAAGAAAGATGAATAAGATCAGTTTCTGCATGAAaggaaaatctttcttttttcctcccatttgttttatccattttttttctcaatgtACAATTATCATGATATTTTAAGAATTTCCTAGAAAGActcctttgtttgttttttagtTATTCTTAGGGCCTCAATTCAATTTATATGACAAGATTAAAAATGTTGAGCTTTTTAAGATTCGAAGTCTGAAGATCCATCATTTTGTCAAATATGGACCACAGAATCAATCTTTCCAGCTAAAATGGGACTAGGGATGATATTTCCTTAACAGTTTTAATTTGGTCTATATGCTTAAAACATCAATAAGGGATAGAAGAAAGATCCaccattttccttttccttgcaTCTCTGAATGCCAGTTCTGCTAAATCTTTTTGCGGGAAGAGCTTTGCTTCAGGTATAACTTTAGACATAAGAGCTAGGACCTTCAGAACTGCAGCTGGGGGTGTCACGTCCTCTGCAATCTTGGTGTTAAAACAAAGTCAGAAAATTTCTGCAAAGGATAGAATCATTGCTTTCATAAACAAACTGAGCTTTAGCAGCTTGATCACATATGATCAGGGATTTAAATCACAGTTTCGgtaccaataccaatacagaTTGGCCGGATCAAGGCCGGGTTGGACCATTTTTCCCTCAAATTTGGATAAAAAGTGGAGTATGGAACCATTTTACCCTCAATAGATATCGACACCACCAATCCCTATTGTTATCAGTCAGTCTCCGgcgataccgatacatatcggccAATACACCAATATGATAACGAGACTTAATACCATGCCTTTCATTGTGATCACATGGCCAAGACAGCCAGTAAGAGAGGCCTTTCTCATCCTAAGTTGTTTTCTGACAGACCACTCAACCTAAACACTATACAATCACGATAAGGCGAGGATCATGTTACTCGGGCACATTCTATTATGATAACTGAATGCTTTTCATGATTGAAAATGTAGTCTTGGTAGAAATCCTTAGAACAATTCTAGTGATTCCATGAAAGCAATTAAACAATCATACAAAAACTTACTTTGGCCATTGGGGCAACAAGAATCACACCATCCCATTCATGTGGTTGCCTTAAATGAACCTTGAGGGCAACAGCTCCTCCCATTGATTGCCCCATGATGAAACGAGGCAATCCGGCCACTTCTGGCCTTACTgccaaatatatataataacacAATCAACAATAGCCTTCACTAAACTAAGTCAAACATTCAAAACaatgataataataacaaaattgTGATAATGTCCACGAAGGTGAGGTAAGAAAATATTTCACCAACTCAGATAACAGACCTTTGATTTTGCAGTACTGTTCAATAACATCATCAACTAATCCATCAAAGCATGGGATGTAGCCGTGCAAACCATCGGATAGTCCAAAATTTGGGTAGTCCATAGCATAAACTCCATACCCGGAAGCAGCAATTCTCCTTGCGACCCCTGCAACTCTAAATAGTCgacaaatcaaataaaatctccCAACTATTCTCTTTAGGTCTTGATGGATAAGCAGATTAGTAGTCCAATATTTTGCAGGTCAAGATGGGTTTGATATTCTTATTACTAAAAAATTACGCTGACACAATCACAAACCTTCAAAGAAGAATGTGCAAGTATCACCATATCCATGGCAGAAACATAGAGCAGCCTTAATGGGAATACCAGCTTTTGGCAACCAGCTCTTGCAGAATATCTCAAAACCCCTTAAGTTTATCTCAGACCACTACAGCAAGAAAAATAACCACACATTTGAATAATATGATCTTCCAAAAGACAAATTTTAGAGGGTAAAATTGCAGAAACAGGATTCCTTACCTCCTCTGTCCTTATCCCTGGAGGAGCCATCTATGATCCAAACCAAATCATTAAGAAAACAAGTAAGATTATCAGTTTGAGATTATAATAAATAACAACTAAACATCTTAGATCAAAAGGCTACACTAAATGGGTAACACAGAAAAGATGCCAAGATCAAAATCAAGTGCAGAGAACCTTAAATAAGACATGATCGAGATGCTGCTGCACATCAATGAAAGCAGACCTAACGCGCCTCCTTGCAGGAGCATGACTCAAGTCTTGGGAGGCAAGTGTGTTCAACTCTCCACTCACACCTTCGAGGCTCTTCTTCTTCGCAGTGATGGATTGGTGAGTTCTGGAGACTAGACTCGTTGATTTCGAGCTCTTTCTTAGTCGGACTGAAGAAGGTATCTGAGAAATTCTTGAATCTCCGATCAAATGATCGGAACTCCGGAGAATCACATTGGGTCTTGGTTGTTGTGGGAATTGTCTGAGAATGAGTGAGGAATCCATGGCTAAGAGCAAAATGTGTCAAACATTGACATCTGAGCACTAGAAAAAAGTTGGTGTGGGTACGGCACCCATCAAGATTCCAGTCATTCCAATAGCTGCTTGACACGAGTATTAAAGCAACTATTTTTGCCAAATTTTTGTCATCTCTCAACAGTACAGATTACAGATCAAAAAGGGTCAAAAAAGGGTCTGCGTTATCAACAAAAGAAGACACAGTGAGAGAGGGTATGGAGTATGGACCATGACCAGTAAAGAACAGCTGTTTCAATGGGGAGCATATTCTGATAGTGGAAGAGGGGAATGGGATTCAGCTCTTTCTCCTGAACGATCCAAGTATTTCTCACAATTACTTGACGAGCGACGCATATTTAAGCCGTGATCCAAAGATTTTCGATATCTTTTTCTCTACGCTTTTGTCAACATCTCGTTTTTCATGCCTCTGTCTAAACATTGAACACGGTCTCGCCCAAGTAACTATCAATTGAACAGAACGATCACTTCTAAGGAGGAAAACTCGATCCGGGGAAATGAGGACCAAAACCATTTACTTTTCCAATGTCGGTTTAAGGAACAATCTTGGGATGAAGAGGAATTGAACGGTACCTCTCTTGCTACTCAGCTCATTAAACTTGGATTCACCGCTATATCTATCATTTATGGTAAAAGAAAAACTGGCGTTATCTTCAAGAAAACATAATTTCactcatggttttttttttttttgggttgtctTTATGGTAATAGTAAAACTGGCGTTATCTTCAAGAAAACACAATTTCactcatggttttttttttctttttttttgggttgtctTTATGGTAATAGTAAAACTGGCGTTATCTTCAAGAAAACATTAGGGAGGACTCACCTCATACTAGGGAGATTTTCATGTTTGGAACATCTCTCCTCAGATCTCAAATGTAGTGGTGAAATGGGACCCACCATCTCTTTCAGGTTGACAAAAACAATTTGCAGTGANNNNNNNNNNNNNNNNNNNNTGGAGGAGCCATCTATGATCCAAACCAAATCATTAAGAAAACAAGTAAGATTATCAGTTTGAGATTATAATAAATAACAACTAAACATCTTAGATCAAAAGGCTACACTAAATGGGTAACACAGAAAAGATGCCAagatcaaaatcaaatgcagAGAACCTTAAATAAGACATGATCGAGATGCTGCTGCACATCAATGAAAGCAGACCTAACGCGCCTCCTTGCAGGAGCATGACTCAAGTCTTGGGAGGCAAGTGTGTTCAACTCTTCACTCGCACCTTCGAGGCTCTTCTTCTTCGCAGTGATGGATTGGTGAGTTCTGGAGACTAAACTCGTTGATTTCGAGCTCTTTCTTAGTCGGACTGAAGAAGGTATCTGAGAAATTCTTGAATCTCCGATCAAATGATCGGAACTCCGGAGAATCAAATTGGGTCTTGGTTGTTGTGGGAGTTGTCTGAGAATGAGTGAGGAATCCATGGCTGAGAGCAAAATGTGTCAAACATTGACATCTGAGCACTAGAAAAAAGTTGGTGCGGGTACGGCACCCATCAAGAttcggataaaaatcctctattgTTCTGATCCTCTGttgttccatgttttgctaggtgcagcgAGCGACACGTGGATGGTGCATCATCAACGGTAGGGATTGTGAGGGTTGATTGAGGTTGCCAAAACCGGTTTATAACTGTGGATGACTCGAACCGGTTCACCATGAGCCGCAGCAGCTAATGACCCAACAACCATCAAAACCCAATCGAAACCATCAGCACAAGCAAAGAGCCTCGAGAAAGGAACAGCAGCAGGCGGAGGTTCGATCTCCTCTGCCTCCTCAATTTCAGGTTCATCCTCCGCGGGCACTGGCTCAGTGTACGGCGACGGAGACTCCGGGGGCTCCGATACCTCCGAAACCGGCGTTAACGGTTGTATGTGCGGCGGAGACAACCCNNNNNNNNNNNNNNNNNNNNtttttttttttttttttttttaacttgggTTGTCGAAGTAACTTCACATTAGGGAGGACTCACCTCATACTAGGGAGATTTTCATGTTTGGAACATCTCTCCCCAGTTCACAAATGTTGTGGTGAAATGGGTTAAATGGGACCCACCATCTCCTCTAAATTGACAAAAACATCATCTGCAGTGAGTGCAATGATACAATGAGCATCAGATAATCAAGAGGACCTGAGGACGTGTACTCAGGTACTCTCAACCATCTGATGTTCACCGCACCACTGCACTCACTGTAAACAATAATCGCTCTCCAGGTATGGTTATTTTGAATACAGATGGATGCAACAGACCTAATGGTGTTGGTTATGGAGTTATAGCTAGCGATTGTAATTCTCATCCAATCTTTCTTCTGCTAGGAGGAACAGCACAAAATCTAAACCTTTAGGTTGAGTTTGAAGGGATCAAAAAGAGGGATTGAGGTTGCAGCTGATTTTTTTATATGCTTAGACTCGTTCAACTCAATTCAGCATATTAAAAAACTCAAGAAAGCTGACACTTAcaactaggggtgtaagtttagccctgaTGGCCATAACCTGACTTAGCCAGTCCTGAGCTCAAACCTGATCTAACCCGGTTATAAGAGTCAACTTGGCCTGATTTTAACCATGATCTGTCattgtgtttagtaatagtATTTCCCTTCCCCTAtgcccacatcatgtgttacataAGTTGTTTGTATGACTTTAACCCACATCATGTTATAGAAGTCACATATCGTATCGAATAAGGTTTCCTAGCCTAGCCTATCTCGGTGTCTGCtactgaaagagagaatcgagcAACTCTAAGGGCAGCTCAAAACCAGCCCAACCTCTTCATGGTCACATCCCCCTTTTCGACGCTTTTCGTGTTGTTGCATGAGCCTTACGGTATCCAGATCCAGTCCTCCTTTGCTTCCTATGATTGAAGTGAAGATCCCGCAATAGACTGTCTACTTTCCTTGGTAAGACAATAAGGAATCTCTTTATAATTGTATGATTTcaacccacatcatgtgttataAAAGCCACATACTCTTACCAATTGAACTAAGACGACTAAATGGTCAaactattttccctttttttctttacatatgTTGTCTTTGTGTCTCCTATCCTGTATTGCTCTGAACCTTAGATACAATAACAATCATGAAAAATTGGACGTAGAAAAATTAATAGACACTTGTCACACAATCTAGCTAGTTACGTAGCTATTAAGAACTCTAACCCTAGTATTgatattttaagtttttttaattaattaaaaaaaatcatatgaaaaaaataatagaccAACGGACTATTTGTCTAAGAGCCAATCAGCAACAGGTGAAGCATTTGCAGTTTTGCTTTTCCCCTGGATAAAATCCCTGATGAACTCTAATTGCTTCTTGTCAGAGATGGCTGGTGTTtgggttttatttaattattattattcatttttatgctaattattattatttatttttatggatgAACAAGTGTTTGCGTCTTTAATCCTCagcaaatttgtattttttatttaataaatattatttctttccttcatcAAAACAAGAAAGGGTCTTTGTTACCCCTTTCCACTTTTACCGCTTATGACTTTTTTGGGGCTTTTGGCATCAGCCCATCTTTTATGGGCCTATAAtgttgtgaaaaaaaaaaaaatctcacgcCCTCTCACGTCCAAACGACCTCCCTTGTTTTTTTaggaataaaaaaagggaaagttaCCGCTGCCTCATCGTGTGGCCTTGCATCAATACAGGACCAATAAGAGTGCACATGGTATTAATATGGATAGAGATTNNNNNNNNNNNNNNNNNNNNAAAAAAAACTTTCTAactgaccaaaaaacccctccaaacagaagagaaaaaatgtcACATAATAACCCACGTgggcattctctctctctctctctctctctctctctctctctctctctctctctctctctctctcatttcccTAAATGTGGAAGAGAAAGGGGAAGTAAaaatcatactactattaaaaggTACATACTCCATNNNNNNNNNNNNNNNNNNNNaaaaaaaaaaaaaaaaaaactttctaactgaccaaaaaacccctccaaacaaaagagaaaaaatgtcaCATAATAACCCACGTgggcattctctctctctctctctcccatttccctaaatgtggaggagaaaggggaagtaaaaatcatactactattaaaaggTACATACTCCATATCTTTgatatactttttcaaaaagacaaaaaggacCATcgacatctaccaaaaaaaaaaaactttctaactgaccaaaaaacccctccaaatggaaaagaaaaaaatgacacaCAATAACCCACACGGGCATTCTTGCTATtgctcatctctctctctctctctctctctctctcccccctttccCTAAACGTGGATGACAAAGGGGAAGTAAAAATCCCTAATAATTAGGAATTAAGGAATCAATTCGTGGGATCATTATTGCATTATTGGGGGATTGGGAAATAATAGGGATCGGTATGAAATCCTTAATCTCACTTGCCACCTCACCTCGTGGTTACCCGAACATAGCTTTAATTccgaaaatattttttttattattcttttatataaagactaaatatttaaaatatataaggGATAGAAGAATCCCTGCTCTAGGAGGAAAaatgatagaagaagaaaggtctcTCTAACTAGCAAGAAATCCAAACAAAActatagaaaaagaaaggtcTCTCTCATGCACAATGTTCCCAACCATCGTTTGCAACCGAAAAGCCTCCTAAAAGGTAGACCACCAAAAGACACAACACGACTACAAGCCTCCAAGAAGGGAGACCATTGAAAgatcctcactctctctccctctctctctctctctctctctctctcacacacacacacacacacacacacacacacatctttTTGGCTCTCAACAGTTGATCATATCTCCCTTATGCCCTATGTTCCCAACCGTCATCTGCAACCCAAAAGCCTCTAGAACTTCACCAGTTCTCTACCTCAAGGTaagtttcttctctctctctctctctctctctctctcggtcttTGCTTAGGGAGGATGAAGAGGATTTTAGGCTGAATGAGAACTTATTTTGTTTATCTTGGTTAACTGATTGAAATATTAATTGAGGAAACCAAATAAGTTCCATCTTGGTTAATTCTCCCTTGGCCCTTGCAGAAAAGAGACGACATGAGATGAGACAAGACAAGGCATAAGAGGCCGAAAGATCCTTTCTTTTGAAGTCGGTTTTGTCGAAGAAACCTTTCTTACATCTTTGTTTCGCATCAAGGTAAGAAACTGAATGATATACCTGAATTCATCCTTCAATAATTTCCTA
It includes:
- the LOC122081595 gene encoding caffeoylshikimate esterase-like isoform X2, whose amino-acid sequence is MDSSLILRQLPQQPRPNLILRSSDHLIGDSRISQIPSSVRLRKSSKSTSLVSRTHQSITAKKKSLEGASEELNTLASQDLSHAPARRRVRSAFIDVQQHLDHVLFKMAPPGIRTEEWSEINLRGFEIFCKSWLPKAGIPIKAALCFCHGYGDTCTFFFEGVARRIAASGYGVYAMDYPNFGLSDGLHGYIPCFDGLVDDVIEQYCKIKVRPEVAGLPRFIMGQSMGGAVALKVHLRQPHEWDGVILVAPMAKIAEDVTPPAAVLKVLALMSKVIPEAKLFPQKDLAELAFRDARKRKMADYNVISYSDQMRLKTAVELLNATRDIESKLEKVSSPLLVLHGAADKVTDPLVSKFLYEKASSKDKKLKLYEEGYHSILEGEPDDRILEVLGDIVSWLDYHCTMK
- the LOC122081595 gene encoding caffeoylshikimate esterase-like isoform X1, producing the protein MDSSLILRQFPQQPRPNVILRSSDHLIGDSRISQIPSSVRLRKSSKSTSLVSRTHQSITAKKKSLEGVSGELNTLASQDLSHAPARRRVRSAFIDVQQHLDHVLFKMAPPGIRTEEWSEINLRGFEIFCKSWLPKAGIPIKAALCFCHGYGDTCTFFFEGVARRIAASGYGVYAMDYPNFGLSDGLHGYIPCFDGLVDDVIEQYCKIKVRPEVAGLPRFIMGQSMGGAVALKVHLRQPHEWDGVILVAPMAKIAEDVTPPAAVLKVLALMSKVIPEAKLFPQKDLAELAFRDARKRKMADYNVISYSDQMRLKTAVELLNATRDIESKLEKVSSPLLVLHGAADKVTDPLVSKFLYEKASSKDKKLKLYEEGYHSILEGEPDDRILEVLGDIVSWLDYHCTMK